Proteins encoded within one genomic window of Humulus lupulus chromosome 1, drHumLupu1.1, whole genome shotgun sequence:
- the LOC133810423 gene encoding calcium-binding protein CML24-like, which yields MSFLNFHYGRSSKPTPIRRKKTSSSQYNYSNTERRSSSFDHHQLPSMEELRWAFEKFDTNKDGRISRQEYKSALRVLDREMTDSEIAKAFQALDSDGDGSIDFKEFVEMFNMGSSSSSSGDRTKAADIESAFRVFDIDGDGRISAEELSQVLKNLGEGCSMRACRNMIKGADVDGDGFINMDEFVTMMSTNRKQTNLNY from the coding sequence ATGAGCTTTCTAAACTTTCATTACGGGCGTTCTTCCAAGCCAACCCCAATTAGGAGGAAGAAGACGTCGTCGTCTCAGTATAATTATTCCAACACAGAACGACGATCAAGCTCATTTGATCATCATCAGCTGCCAAGCATGGAGGAACTGAGATGGGCTTTCGAGAAATTCGACACCAACAAAGACGGAAGGATCAGCAGACAAGAGTACAAGTCTGCGCTGAGAGTTCTGGACCGTGAAATGACGGACTCAGAGATAGCCAAGGCGTTTCAGGCACTGGACTCCGACGGAGATGgctccattgatttcaaagagttTGTGGAGATGTTCAACATGGGATCTTCATCCTCATCGAGTGGCGACCGCACCAAGGCTGCGGACATCGAAAGCGCCTTCAGGGTGTTCGATATCGACGGCGACGGGAGAATCAGCGCGGAGGAGCTTTCTCAGGTGCTGAAGAATCTGGGCGAGGGTTGCAGCATGAGGGCTTGCCGGAACATGATTAAGGGAGCCGACGTTGATGGAGATGGCTTTATAAACATGGACGAGTTTGTTACAATGATGTCTACTAATAGAAAACAAACCAATCTTAACTACtaa
- the LOC133810439 gene encoding B3 domain-containing protein Os01g0234100-like isoform X2, whose amino-acid sequence METVSFEHEIPEDVTLAQLSKSPRLKLKHSSSSTNPAKKKILKEKEEEPCIAKKRNPDVQIKFVVSGHARNSLIPKPSKVAIHASPLSGEAKSSAVMRGQEVRSNLETEFPSFVKSLVRSHVASCFWMGLPGPFCKSHLPDKDTTITLEDEDGKRYHVKYIAYKTGLSAGWRQFSVAHKLLEGDVLVFQLVEPTKFKVYVIRANDLTEVDGALGLLNLDCQSKQSDADNYAELGAIECYNTNRKRPKSLPLSVVEKKKKKKDVSPRSAPPKPADQSENDSDEVASEVLEGSKLLGPAIQFKDIKSFKNFSILVDGLLVDSEIPEDIRKAYYKLCCSKKAFLHENIIKGMNHKLIVGIITETVNVASAIKACKLTTSLSDFAAWDKSLKAFELLGMNVGFLRARLSHLTGLAIDSEVCIDARKYAQSRKERADVETGMKDIETKIVELRDACVRFDAAIDKLGSQAETYERKFHREVKASW is encoded by the exons ATGGAAACGGTATCGTTTGAGCATGAGATTCCGGAGGATGTAACTTTGGCCCAATTGTCTAAATCCCCCAGGCTAAAGCTCAaacattcttcttcttctaccaATCCG GCCAAGAAGAAGATTCTTAAGGAGAAAGAAGAAGAGCCTTGTATTGCCAAGAAACGGAATCCTGATGTTCAAATTAAGTTT GTTGTATCTGGTCATGCAAGGAATTCCTTGAT TCCTAAGCCAAGTAAGGTTGCAATTCATGCATCACCCTTATCTGGTGAAGCCAAGTCATCTGCTGTGATGCGAGGACAGGAGGTTCGATCAAATCTAGAGACTGAATTCCCTAGTTTTGTGAAATCACTGGTTAGATCACATGTTGCAAGCTGCTTCTGGATG GGACTTCCTGGGCCATTTTGCAAGTCACATTTACCAGATAAAGATACTACAATCACTTTGGAGGATGAAGACGGAAAACGATATCATGTTAAATACATTGCATACAAGACAGGGTTGAGTGCTGGTTGGAGACAGTTTTCTGTTGCACACAAACTGCTTGAGGGGGATGTTTTGGTCTTCCAATTAGTTGAACCCACCAAATTTAAG GTTTATGTAATACGGGCAAATGATTTGACTGAAGTGGATGGAGCCCTTGGCCTCTTAAATTTGGATTGTCAGTCAAAACAGAGTGATGCAG ATAATTATGCAGAATTGGGTGCAATAGAATGTTACAATACTAACAGGAAACGTCCAAAGTCTCTTCCTTTATCTGTTGtcgagaagaaaaagaaaaagaaggatgTTTCCCCTAGATCAGCTCCTCCTAAGCCTGCAGATCAATCTGAAAACGACAGTGACGAAGTTGCTTCTGAAGTTTTGGAAGGTTCCAAGTTATTGGGGCCAGCAATTCAATTTAAGGACATAAAATCTTTCAAGAATTTCAGTATTCTTGTAGATGGATTGCTTGTAGATTCAGAGATTCCTGAAGATATAAGAAAAGCATATTATAAACTCTGTTGCAGTAAAAAAGCTTTCCTTCATGAGAATATTATCAAGGGAATGAATCACAAATTGATTGTTGGGATCATCACCGAGACTGTAAATGTTGCTTCTGCCATAAAAGCTTGCAAGCTTACTACTTCACTCAGTGATTTTGCAGCCTGGGACAAGTCTTTAAAAGCATTCGAGCTTTTGGGCATGAATGTTGGATTTCTACGTGCTCGGCTGTCTCATCTTACTGGTCTTGCCATCGACTCAGAAGTCTGCATAGATGCAAGGAAGTATGCTCAATCCAGAAAAGAGCGAGCTGATGTTGAAACTGGAATGAAAGACATCGAGACAAAGATTGTGGAATTGAGAGATGCATGTGTTCGGTTTGATGCAGCTATTGACAAACTAGGCTCACAAGCAGAAACCTACGAGCGCAAGTTCCACAGAGAGGTTAAAGCATCTTGGTGA
- the LOC133810465 gene encoding uncharacterized protein LOC133810465, which yields MVLNFETVLLYNNTSLSLSLFFQCRFDKVMACLDMYNSDHKGHHHHHHLLHHNYAPVSPRISFSNDFADSQHVIRQELRAASRSEEAPPVSSDFEFSVTNHSMMSGADELFFKGRLLPFKETTTSSSSQRTTTTLRDELLAGDEDDVTLRPSKGTGSTRWKSFLGLKKAHNGSNSKKLQPEAASSSASLVHLNKTSSQDLLNINEGGSTCQDVEIGI from the exons ATGGTTTTGAACTTTGAAACAGTACTACTCTACAAcaacacctctctctctctctctttgtttttTCAATGTCGTTTTGATAAGGTTATGGCATGCTTAGACATGTACAACTCCGATCACAAaggccaccaccaccaccaccatcttcTTCATCATAACTATGCACCAGTGAGCCCAAGAATCTCATTCTCCAATGACTTCGCGGATTCACAACACGTCATCAGGCAAGAACTACGGGCCGCCTCCAGATCAGAAGAAGCTCCGCCTGTTTCGTCGGACTTCGAATTCTCGGTCACCAACCACTCCATGATGAGTGGCGCCGACGAGCTTTTCTTCAAAGGAAGACTCTTGCCTTTTAAGGAAACAACGACGTCGTCGTCTTCTCAGAGAACAACCACCACTCTCAGAGACGAGCTTCTTGCCGGAGATGAAGATGACGTCACTCTCCGACCGTCGAAGGGTACTGGGTCGACCCGGTGGAAATCCTTTCTGGGCCTTAAGAAGGCCCACAATGGGTCCAACTCCAAGAAGCTTCAGCCTGAAGCTGCTTCTTCTTCTGCTTCTCTTGTCCATCTTAACAAGACCTCTTCAcag GATTTATTGAATATTAATGAAGGAGGGTCTACATGCCAAGATGTTGAGATTGGAATATAG
- the LOC133810439 gene encoding B3 domain-containing protein Os01g0234100-like isoform X1: METVSFEHEIPEDVTLAQLSKSPRLKLKHSSSSTNPAKKKILKEKEEEPCIAKKRNPDVQIKFVVSGHARNSLISPKPSKVAIHASPLSGEAKSSAVMRGQEVRSNLETEFPSFVKSLVRSHVASCFWMGLPGPFCKSHLPDKDTTITLEDEDGKRYHVKYIAYKTGLSAGWRQFSVAHKLLEGDVLVFQLVEPTKFKVYVIRANDLTEVDGALGLLNLDCQSKQSDADNYAELGAIECYNTNRKRPKSLPLSVVEKKKKKKDVSPRSAPPKPADQSENDSDEVASEVLEGSKLLGPAIQFKDIKSFKNFSILVDGLLVDSEIPEDIRKAYYKLCCSKKAFLHENIIKGMNHKLIVGIITETVNVASAIKACKLTTSLSDFAAWDKSLKAFELLGMNVGFLRARLSHLTGLAIDSEVCIDARKYAQSRKERADVETGMKDIETKIVELRDACVRFDAAIDKLGSQAETYERKFHREVKASW; encoded by the exons ATGGAAACGGTATCGTTTGAGCATGAGATTCCGGAGGATGTAACTTTGGCCCAATTGTCTAAATCCCCCAGGCTAAAGCTCAaacattcttcttcttctaccaATCCG GCCAAGAAGAAGATTCTTAAGGAGAAAGAAGAAGAGCCTTGTATTGCCAAGAAACGGAATCCTGATGTTCAAATTAAGTTT GTTGTATCTGGTCATGCAAGGAATTCCTTGAT CAGTCCTAAGCCAAGTAAGGTTGCAATTCATGCATCACCCTTATCTGGTGAAGCCAAGTCATCTGCTGTGATGCGAGGACAGGAGGTTCGATCAAATCTAGAGACTGAATTCCCTAGTTTTGTGAAATCACTGGTTAGATCACATGTTGCAAGCTGCTTCTGGATG GGACTTCCTGGGCCATTTTGCAAGTCACATTTACCAGATAAAGATACTACAATCACTTTGGAGGATGAAGACGGAAAACGATATCATGTTAAATACATTGCATACAAGACAGGGTTGAGTGCTGGTTGGAGACAGTTTTCTGTTGCACACAAACTGCTTGAGGGGGATGTTTTGGTCTTCCAATTAGTTGAACCCACCAAATTTAAG GTTTATGTAATACGGGCAAATGATTTGACTGAAGTGGATGGAGCCCTTGGCCTCTTAAATTTGGATTGTCAGTCAAAACAGAGTGATGCAG ATAATTATGCAGAATTGGGTGCAATAGAATGTTACAATACTAACAGGAAACGTCCAAAGTCTCTTCCTTTATCTGTTGtcgagaagaaaaagaaaaagaaggatgTTTCCCCTAGATCAGCTCCTCCTAAGCCTGCAGATCAATCTGAAAACGACAGTGACGAAGTTGCTTCTGAAGTTTTGGAAGGTTCCAAGTTATTGGGGCCAGCAATTCAATTTAAGGACATAAAATCTTTCAAGAATTTCAGTATTCTTGTAGATGGATTGCTTGTAGATTCAGAGATTCCTGAAGATATAAGAAAAGCATATTATAAACTCTGTTGCAGTAAAAAAGCTTTCCTTCATGAGAATATTATCAAGGGAATGAATCACAAATTGATTGTTGGGATCATCACCGAGACTGTAAATGTTGCTTCTGCCATAAAAGCTTGCAAGCTTACTACTTCACTCAGTGATTTTGCAGCCTGGGACAAGTCTTTAAAAGCATTCGAGCTTTTGGGCATGAATGTTGGATTTCTACGTGCTCGGCTGTCTCATCTTACTGGTCTTGCCATCGACTCAGAAGTCTGCATAGATGCAAGGAAGTATGCTCAATCCAGAAAAGAGCGAGCTGATGTTGAAACTGGAATGAAAGACATCGAGACAAAGATTGTGGAATTGAGAGATGCATGTGTTCGGTTTGATGCAGCTATTGACAAACTAGGCTCACAAGCAGAAACCTACGAGCGCAAGTTCCACAGAGAGGTTAAAGCATCTTGGTGA